In Delphinus delphis chromosome 11, mDelDel1.2, whole genome shotgun sequence, one genomic interval encodes:
- the TMPO gene encoding thymopoietin isoform X3 codes for MPEFLEDPSVLTKEKLKSELVANNVTLPAGEQRKDVYVQLYLQHLTARNRPPLAAGANSKGPPDFSSDEEREPTPVLGSGAAAAGRSRAAVGRKATKKTDKPRLEDKDDLDVTELSNEDLLDQLVKYGVNPGPIVGTTRKLYEKKLLKLREQGTESRSSTPLPAISSSVENTRQNGSNDSDRYSDNEEDSKIELKLEKREPLKGRAKTPVTLKQRRVEHNQVVNRVTGNFKHAAPILPITEFSDIPRRTPKKPLTRAEVGEKTEERRVERDILKEMFPFEAATPTGISASCRRPIKGAAGRPLELSDFRMEESFSSKYIPKYLPLADVKSEKTKKGRSIPMWIKILLFVVVAFFLFLVYQAMETNQGNPFYKFLSNDSKKVN; via the exons ATGCCGGAGTTCCTGGAAGACCCCTCGGTCCTGACGAAAGAGAAGTTGAAGAGTGAGTTGGTCGCCAACAATGTGACGCTCCCGGCCGGGGAGCAGCGCAAAGACGTGTACGTGCAGCTCTACCTGCAGCACCTCACGGCGCGCAACCGGCCGCCGCTCGCCGCCGGCGCCAACAGCAAGGGGCCCCCGGACTTTTCCAGCGACGAAGAGCGCGAACCTACCCCGGTCCTGGGCTCCGGGGCCGCCGCCGCGGGCCGCAGCCGCGCCGCCGTCGGCAGG AAAGCCACaaagaaaactgataaacccAGACTAGAAGATAAAGATGATCTAGATGTAACCGAGCTCTCTAATGAAGACCTTCTGGATCAGCTTGTGAAATATGGAGTGAACCCTGGTCCTATTGTGG GAACAACCAGGAAGCTATATGAGAAAAAGCTGTTGAAACTGAGGGAACAAGGAACAGAATCTAGATCTTCTACTCCTCTGCCGGCAATTTCTTCTTCAGTGGAAAATACAAGACAGAATGGAAGTAATGACTCTGACAGATACAGTGACAATGAAGAAG ACTCTAAAATAGAGCTCAAGCTTGAGAAGAGAGAACCACTAAAGGGCAGAGCAAAGACTCCGGTAACACTCAAGCAAAGAAGAGTTGAGCACAATCAG GTTGTCAATAGGGTGACTGGAAATTTCAAGCATGCAGCTCCTATTCTGCCAATCACTGAATTCTCAGACATACCCAGAAGAACACCAAAGAAACCATTGACAAGAGctgaa GTGGGagaaaaaacagaggaaagaagagtAGAAAGGGATATTCTTAAGGAAATGTTTCCCTTTGAAGCAGCTACACCAACAGGAATTAG TGCTAGTTGCCGCAGACCAATCAAAGGGGCTGCCGGCCGGCCATTAGAACTCAGTGATTTCAGGATGGAGGAATCTTTTTCGTCTAAATATATTCCTAAGTATCTTCCCTTGGCAGATGTCAAGTCAGAAAAGACGAAAAAGGGACGCTCCATTCCCATGTGGATAAAAATTTTGCTCTTCGTTGTCGtagccttttttttgtttttggtctatCAAGCTATGGAAACCAACCAAGGAAATCCATTCTATAAGTTTCTTTCTAATGACTCTAAAAAAGTCAACTGA
- the TMPO gene encoding thymopoietin isoform X4 produces the protein MPEFLEDPSVLTKEKLKSELVANNVTLPAGEQRKDVYVQLYLQHLTARNRPPLAAGANSKGPPDFSSDEEREPTPVLGSGAAAAGRSRAAVGRKATKKTDKPRLEDKDDLDVTELSNEDLLDQLVKYGVNPGPIVGTTRKLYEKKLLKLREQGTESRSSTPLPAISSSVENTRQNGSNDSDRYSDNEEDSKIELKLEKREPLKGRAKTPVTLKQRRVEHNQVGEKTEERRVERDILKEMFPFEAATPTGISASCRRPIKGAAGRPLELSDFRMEESFSSKYIPKYLPLADVKSEKTKKGRSIPMWIKILLFVVVAFFLFLVYQAMETNQGNPFYKFLSNDSKKVN, from the exons ATGCCGGAGTTCCTGGAAGACCCCTCGGTCCTGACGAAAGAGAAGTTGAAGAGTGAGTTGGTCGCCAACAATGTGACGCTCCCGGCCGGGGAGCAGCGCAAAGACGTGTACGTGCAGCTCTACCTGCAGCACCTCACGGCGCGCAACCGGCCGCCGCTCGCCGCCGGCGCCAACAGCAAGGGGCCCCCGGACTTTTCCAGCGACGAAGAGCGCGAACCTACCCCGGTCCTGGGCTCCGGGGCCGCCGCCGCGGGCCGCAGCCGCGCCGCCGTCGGCAGG AAAGCCACaaagaaaactgataaacccAGACTAGAAGATAAAGATGATCTAGATGTAACCGAGCTCTCTAATGAAGACCTTCTGGATCAGCTTGTGAAATATGGAGTGAACCCTGGTCCTATTGTGG GAACAACCAGGAAGCTATATGAGAAAAAGCTGTTGAAACTGAGGGAACAAGGAACAGAATCTAGATCTTCTACTCCTCTGCCGGCAATTTCTTCTTCAGTGGAAAATACAAGACAGAATGGAAGTAATGACTCTGACAGATACAGTGACAATGAAGAAG ACTCTAAAATAGAGCTCAAGCTTGAGAAGAGAGAACCACTAAAGGGCAGAGCAAAGACTCCGGTAACACTCAAGCAAAGAAGAGTTGAGCACAATCAG GTGGGagaaaaaacagaggaaagaagagtAGAAAGGGATATTCTTAAGGAAATGTTTCCCTTTGAAGCAGCTACACCAACAGGAATTAG TGCTAGTTGCCGCAGACCAATCAAAGGGGCTGCCGGCCGGCCATTAGAACTCAGTGATTTCAGGATGGAGGAATCTTTTTCGTCTAAATATATTCCTAAGTATCTTCCCTTGGCAGATGTCAAGTCAGAAAAGACGAAAAAGGGACGCTCCATTCCCATGTGGATAAAAATTTTGCTCTTCGTTGTCGtagccttttttttgtttttggtctatCAAGCTATGGAAACCAACCAAGGAAATCCATTCTATAAGTTTCTTTCTAATGACTCTAAAAAAGTCAACTGA
- the TMPO gene encoding thymopoietin isoform X2, with translation MPEFLEDPSVLTKEKLKSELVANNVTLPAGEQRKDVYVQLYLQHLTARNRPPLAAGANSKGPPDFSSDEEREPTPVLGSGAAAAGRSRAAVGRKATKKTDKPRLEDKDDLDVTELSNEDLLDQLVKYGVNPGPIVGTTRKLYEKKLLKLREQGTESRSSTPLPAISSSVENTRQNGSNDSDRYSDNEEDSKIELKLEKREPLKGRAKTPVTLKQRRVEHNQSYSQAGVTETEWTSGSSKGGPLQALTRESTRGSRRTPRKRVETSEHFRIDGAIISESTPIAETIMASSNETLVVNRVTGNFKHAAPILPITEFSDIPRRTPKKPLTRAEVGEKTEERRVERDILKEMFPFEAATPTGISASCRRPIKGAAGRPLELSDFRMEESFSSKYIPKYLPLADVKSEKTKKGRSIPMWIKILLFVVVAFFLFLVYQAMETNQGNPFYKFLSNDSKKVN, from the exons ATGCCGGAGTTCCTGGAAGACCCCTCGGTCCTGACGAAAGAGAAGTTGAAGAGTGAGTTGGTCGCCAACAATGTGACGCTCCCGGCCGGGGAGCAGCGCAAAGACGTGTACGTGCAGCTCTACCTGCAGCACCTCACGGCGCGCAACCGGCCGCCGCTCGCCGCCGGCGCCAACAGCAAGGGGCCCCCGGACTTTTCCAGCGACGAAGAGCGCGAACCTACCCCGGTCCTGGGCTCCGGGGCCGCCGCCGCGGGCCGCAGCCGCGCCGCCGTCGGCAGG AAAGCCACaaagaaaactgataaacccAGACTAGAAGATAAAGATGATCTAGATGTAACCGAGCTCTCTAATGAAGACCTTCTGGATCAGCTTGTGAAATATGGAGTGAACCCTGGTCCTATTGTGG GAACAACCAGGAAGCTATATGAGAAAAAGCTGTTGAAACTGAGGGAACAAGGAACAGAATCTAGATCTTCTACTCCTCTGCCGGCAATTTCTTCTTCAGTGGAAAATACAAGACAGAATGGAAGTAATGACTCTGACAGATACAGTGACAATGAAGAAG ACTCTAAAATAGAGCTCAAGCTTGAGAAGAGAGAACCACTAAAGGGCAGAGCAAAGACTCCGGTAACACTCAAGCAAAGAAGAGTTGAGCACAATCAG AGCTATTCTCAAGCTGGAGTAACTGAGACTGAATGGACAAGTGGATCTTCAAAAGGCGGACCTCTGCAGGCATTAACTAGGGAATCTACGAGAGGGTCGAGAAGAACTCCGAGGAAAAGG GTGGAAACTTCAGAACATTTTCGTATAGATGGTGCAATAATTTCAGAGAGTACTCCCATAGCTGAAACTATAATGGCTTCAAGCAACGAAACTTTA GTTGTCAATAGGGTGACTGGAAATTTCAAGCATGCAGCTCCTATTCTGCCAATCACTGAATTCTCAGACATACCCAGAAGAACACCAAAGAAACCATTGACAAGAGctgaa GTGGGagaaaaaacagaggaaagaagagtAGAAAGGGATATTCTTAAGGAAATGTTTCCCTTTGAAGCAGCTACACCAACAGGAATTAG TGCTAGTTGCCGCAGACCAATCAAAGGGGCTGCCGGCCGGCCATTAGAACTCAGTGATTTCAGGATGGAGGAATCTTTTTCGTCTAAATATATTCCTAAGTATCTTCCCTTGGCAGATGTCAAGTCAGAAAAGACGAAAAAGGGACGCTCCATTCCCATGTGGATAAAAATTTTGCTCTTCGTTGTCGtagccttttttttgtttttggtctatCAAGCTATGGAAACCAACCAAGGAAATCCATTCTATAAGTTTCTTTCTAATGACTCTAAAAAAGTCAACTGA
- the TMPO gene encoding thymopoietin isoform X1: MPEFLEDPSVLTKEKLKSELVANNVTLPAGEQRKDVYVQLYLQHLTARNRPPLAAGANSKGPPDFSSDEEREPTPVLGSGAAAAGRSRAAVGRKATKKTDKPRLEDKDDLDVTELSNEDLLDQLVKYGVNPGPIVGTTRKLYEKKLLKLREQGTESRSSTPLPAISSSVENTRQNGSNDSDRYSDNEEGKKKEHKKVKSTRDFFPFSELPTTPSGGFFQGISFPEISTRPPLGRTEQQAAKKVHSSKGDPPREPLIATALPGREQMQKLASGGNLFVSSKSSHDRCLEESSSTSPQHELAAMLVSAAASPSLIKETTSTCYKDIVENIYCGEKSGIQPLCTEGSHVSDQSVLSSERRALEESERSQVISPPLAKAIRDYVSSLLVQGGVGSLPGTSSSTPPLDVENIWKRIDAPNFRETESLSPPRKLPRLSEKSVEEKDSGSSVAFQNIPGSELMSSSAKTVVSHSLTTLGIEMSKQSQHDKIDAPELSFPFHESILKVIEEEWQQIGRQLPSLACKYPISSREATRILSVPKVDDEILGFISEATSPAGIQAASPESCDKQLDLALCGTYEAAASALQIATHTAFVVRAMQADISQAAQILSSDPSHVHQALGMLSKTYDAASFLCEAAFDEIKMAAYTMGSSTLGRRYLWLKDCKINPASKNKLAVTPFKGGTLFGREVFKVIKKSGKKH, translated from the exons ATGCCGGAGTTCCTGGAAGACCCCTCGGTCCTGACGAAAGAGAAGTTGAAGAGTGAGTTGGTCGCCAACAATGTGACGCTCCCGGCCGGGGAGCAGCGCAAAGACGTGTACGTGCAGCTCTACCTGCAGCACCTCACGGCGCGCAACCGGCCGCCGCTCGCCGCCGGCGCCAACAGCAAGGGGCCCCCGGACTTTTCCAGCGACGAAGAGCGCGAACCTACCCCGGTCCTGGGCTCCGGGGCCGCCGCCGCGGGCCGCAGCCGCGCCGCCGTCGGCAGG AAAGCCACaaagaaaactgataaacccAGACTAGAAGATAAAGATGATCTAGATGTAACCGAGCTCTCTAATGAAGACCTTCTGGATCAGCTTGTGAAATATGGAGTGAACCCTGGTCCTATTGTGG GAACAACCAGGAAGCTATATGAGAAAAAGCTGTTGAAACTGAGGGAACAAGGAACAGAATCTAGATCTTCTACTCCTCTGCCGGCAATTTCTTCTTCAGTGGAAAATACAAGACAGAATGGAAGTAATGACTCTGACAGATACAGTGACAATGAAGAAG gaaagaagaaagaacacaagAAAGTGAAGTCCActagggatttttttcctttttctgaactTCCAACTACTCCCTCTGGTGGATTTTTTCAGggtatttcttttcctgaaatcTCCACCCGTCCTCCTTTGGGCAGGACTGAACAACAGGCAGCTAAGAAAGTACATTCTTCTAAGGGAGACCCACCTAGGGAACCTCTTATTGCCACAGCCTTGCCTGGCAGGGAACAGATGCAGAAGTTAGCTTCTGGAGGGAATTTGTTTGTTTCCTCCAAGTCTAGCCATGATAGATGTTTAGAGGAAAGTTCTTCGACATCTCCTCAGCATGAACTCGCTGCCATGTTGGTCTCTGCTGCAGCTTCTCCTTCACTGATTAAAGAAACCACCAGTACTTGCTATAAAGACatagtagaaaatatttactgtggaGAGAAAAGTGGAATTCAACCATTATGTACTGAGGGGTCCCATGTTTCAGATCAGTCAGTTCTCTCCAGTGAAAGGAGGGCACTAGAAGAATCTGAGAGATCACAAGTAATTTCTCCACCACTGGCTAAGGCAATCAGAGATTACGTCAGTTCTCTGTTGGTCCAGGGTGGAGTAGGTAGTTTGCCTGGGACTTCTAGCTCTACACCCCCACTGGATGTAGAAAATATATGGAAGAGAATTGATGCACCTAATTTTCGAGAAACAGAATCCCTGTCTCCTCCACGAAAATTACCTAGACTCAGTGAAAAGTCAGTAGAAGAAAAGGATTCAGGTTCCTCTGTGGCATTTCAAAATATACCTGGATCCGAACTGATGTCTTCTTCTGCAAAAACCGTTGTCTCTCACTCACTGACTACCTTAGGCATAGAAATGTCTAAGCAATCACAGCATGATAAAATAGATGCCCCCGAACTATCTTTTCCCTTCCATGaatctattttaaaagtaattgaaGAGGAGTGGCAGCAAATCGGCAGGCAGCTGCCTTCATTGGCATGCAAGTATCCAATTTCTTCCAGAGAGGCAACACGGATATTATCAGTTCCAAAAGTAGATGATGAAATCCTAGGGTTTATTTCTGAAGCCACTTCACCAGCAGGTATTCAGGCAGCTTCCCCTGAGTCCTGTGATAAACAGTTGGACTTAGCACTTTGTGGAACGTATGAAGCTGCAGCATCAGCATTGCAGATTGCAACCCATACTGCCTTTGTAGTTCGGGCTATGCAGGCAGACATTAGTCAGGCTGCACAAATTCTTAGCTCAGATCCTAGTCACGTGCACCAGGCACTTGGGATGCTAAGCAAAACATATGATGCGGCCTCATTTCTTTGTGAAGCTGcctttgatgaaataaaaatggctGCTTATACCATGGGATCTTCCACTTTAGGTCGCCGGTATCTCTGGCTAAAAGATTGCAAAATTAATCCAGCTTCTAAGAATAAGCTGGCTGTTACTCCCTTTAAAGGCGGAACATTATTTGGAAGAGAAGTATTCAAAGTAATtaaaaagagtggaaaaaaacactaa